In Fibrobacter sp., the genomic stretch CGTTGAGGATAAGAGAAATGATGTTGCCTGACTTTGTGCGGTCGTAATAGGTTACAGGGAGTCTTAATACATGGTTGAAAAGCTGGTTTCTCATGTCACGTACTATAACCAGGTTCAGTTTTGCCATGACAAGAGATTTTATATATATCAGAAGGTTTTTCAGAAAAAAAGTCACAGCCATCAGGCCGCAAACTACCTTGAGCGAATCAAAAGGTGAATCCCGCTTTATTAATTGATATGTCCAGTATTTGAGAATCTCGTTGATGTTATCTAAAGATATTTTCGGAGGAGACAAGGCAGTGGCACTGGCAGGTTCGAAGAGCGTCTGGATCAGGCTTGCGCCAAACCAGAGCGATAAGGCCTCAAAATTAACAACTAAGAAGGAAAGGGTAATCGAGAGGAGAAACCATTGCCAGTAAACAGCCAGATAGACCAACATTCTCCTGTATAAAGTAATACTGCCTTTTTTCATTTTAATACCGGAGCAGGATCCTGTTGCCTTACTTATGCGTGTTGTTCTTTTTTTGATGATTGATCCCAGACAAGTATGGAACCGCAGCTCTGACACAGAGTGAGTTTGGTTCCCCGCTTTATTTCGTTATAGAGTTGAGGCTCGAGAACCTTGAAACATACGGTACAGGTACGGGAATCGGATACAAGGCTGAGAGCACGTCCGGTTTTTCTCTTTTTACGGATCAGATCATAAGTCCGGAGCAAATGCTTGCTGATCTTTGGAGAAACTGCGTCTCTCTCTACCATAATCTTGCTGATTTCAGTGTCGATTTTTCCAATCTTTTCCTTCAGTTCCGCGATTTTAGGCTCATTTTCAGCCTTGATCCTCACGTACTCCTTTTTGCTTTCCTCTACCGATGCCTTTAGTTTTTCGATCTCATTTTCCAGGTTTTTCCTTCTGGTTTCCGCACTGTTTATAATATTCTTATGGGTTTCTATCTCCGCATGCACAGCATCATATTCGCGGTTTGTTTTGATTGAGTTGAGTCTGCTTTGGCTTTTTTCCAGGGATTCATGAGCCTTTGAAATCTGTTCTTCGAAAGAACCCTTTTCAGACTCCATTTTCTTAAGCTTTGCTTCTATGTCCTCAAGATCGGTTTTTGCTTTGCTGATTCCATTCTCAAGCTCTGCTACTGCTGCAGGAAACTGTTCCTGAGAAAGCTCTTGTTCACGAATACGAAGATCTATCTCCTGAAGTTGAATCAAATACTCTAAATCCTCAATCATAATACCTCCATAGAATTAGCCGAAAAAATAAAAAAAAGCACCTCCCTAAGGTGGTGCTTTTATGTTCGATCAGAGGGTTTATGTTTAACAGAAATGTGTTTACTGCAAACTGAAAGAGTTTGCAAAATCCCTCCTTACCGGAAATTTTTGGGCCCACTAGGACTCGAACCTAGGACAAACGGATTATGAGTCCGCTACTCTAACCGACTGAGTTATGGGCCCTGATAATTCTTAAAAAATAATTCCGGAAGGGTCAGGTGGGCAAGCTACTTTTGTTCACTTGTTTTGAGTGCGTATACTCGAATTTTGTGGCTCAATTTTAAGTTGCTTTTCCATCTCAGAGATTATCTATTACCAAAAAAATTAGCCAACCTCTTCTGGTGGTTAAAAAAAATTAAAGTTTTCACCGAAGTTGCCGATATTAATAATAGGGCATGATAAACACCGGGAGGTGCAAGATGTCTGTGACAGGTGTTGAATCGTCAGGCAGACGTGTTGAAAAGGTACAGAACGAAAGACGTGCTGAGGAAGCAAGAGCAGCTGAGCAGCGCAGTCGAAGTGAAGAGGACCAACGGGCACGTCGCTCTACGGAATCAGGACGAGGTGAAAACATGGACGTTACAGCCTGATAAACCTGGGCACAATACCTGGATTGTTATGATTGAAGGCAGGGTGAGTGTGGTGACTCACCCTGTTCTTTTTTATGCCCATAGAAGTTGCTCGATATCCATGGAGAGACCCTGGGATTGAGCTGAGGCGAGTGCGGCATTGCTCCCAAGAACTACAGTGGATGACGGCTTCGTATCCAGAACAGCTCTTGCTGCTTTTGCAAGGGAGTTGGAGTCTGCACCCATTATCGCCTCTCTAAGTTGCTGTTTAAATTCCCTGGTGTTGCCGATCAGAAGATCAACAGTCTCACCTAACCCCTGGGAGTGAGGCGGTTGCGGGGCGTCAATTCTGCCGATTGTTCCTATGATGCTTTGATCAACTTTATCTGAAGGCAGTCCCGAGGCGACACCTTCTAGTCCCTTCTTGAAATGCTCGATTGTGCTCTTGATATTTGGATCGCGGTAAGAGGAACAGGCGAATATCGGATGAGAGATAGACATCAGGGAAGATCCTCCGTAAGCTCCCCCTTCCACTCTTACTTTATCCCAGAGATAACCAGTGGAGAGATTTCTGGACATAAGGAAGAGCAGGCCTGAATTGTATGCCTCCACTTTTGGAAGTTTCCATGCCTGAGCGACAAAATTCACAGCAGAGTTGATCTCTATGCCTTTAATCCTCTGTGGTACTGTTGGCAGGGATGGCATTGTAGTGTGGGAGGTCTTTTTTTCAGGGAGTTTCAATAGAAAACTCCTGACCATTGGCATGACCTCTTCCGGGTTATCTGCTGTGATGGAGACGACACAACCGTTGCGGTTTACAATTGTGGAGTGAATCTGATTGATTGCATCTGCTGTTTTGTCGATCCTGTCCTCTTTAACCAATTTATCCAGAAAACGAAGCTGGGAGATTCCCCCAAGCTGCTCGCCGATAAAGCGGGAGAGGGAAAGAGAGGATGATGCCATGGAGATGGCGAAACTGTTCCCGGCAGCAATGACAGAGGATAGCATGCTGTTGCGCTCCTCAAGCAGGATATCCTTGATCTGTTTGTGGCTGCTGAGATCAGCGGAGAGCAGAAGATCTCCCAATATATCGAGCATCTCTTCTGTTCTGGGTGCCAGGGCTTTGCTGTGCATGAAAGAGTGGAAAAACAGTTCTCTTTCTTCTCCTGTCATGGTTTTGCAGAAAATCGATGCATCGACACCGCCGGTTGAGAGAGCAATCCTCTTGGCCATGCTTTCATAGGAGAGTCCTGCAGCTCCGCATCGTGTGATAAGTTCGCTATACACTGGAAGATAGGGGATGAGGGAATAAGGAATAGCCTGCAGGTCGAAACTGATATCAAAGTACACTATTCCAGAGGTGAACAGAGGATGGGAGTAAATTTTTACACCCTCGAAGTCGGAAGTCTCCGTGGGGATATCACGACCCCGCAGCGGAAGATCGGTTTTTTTGAGCCTCGGCAGGGATGCGAGCTCTTCTGGAGAAGGAGATCTTTTCTGTTGCTCCAGAAGGGTTTGTGTGAGATGGAAATAGCGCTCCTTTTCCTCTTTCCCGAAGTCCTTTGTAAGCTCCCGTGCGTGTCTTTCGGTTTGCTGTTCAAGTCTGGTACCCATTTCCGAGGAGGCGATAATTACCGATCTGAGCCGGTGCGGGTTGTCCAGAAGTCTGGTTTTGATAATCCGGGAGAAGTAGGATGGATCTGAGGAGTTCTGTTCTTTAATGAAGGAGAGATGCTTCTCGAAGGCAAGGTGAGCCAGAGGATCACCATCGTAGACCCATGAGCGGAAGCAGCGCTCTGCCAAACGCAGGTTATAGGGGAAGTGTGCTCCTGTGATTTCGCGGAGCGAAAATTCCACCTGTCGTAAAGAACCCTCCAGAAGCTCTTTGTCCAGGTTGTTCTCTACCTGGTTCTGCAGAGTGTCAAGGATCAGTTTTTCAATTTTTTCGGCGTTTTCAGGCTTGCATTTTCTCAATCCGGCTGCAAAGACTGAATTGATAGTATCGGAATCGAACCCCGAAATATCATCCAGGTCTTCTCCCAGCCCGGAATCAACCAGTGCTCTTTTCAGTGGAGAACTCTCGGTGCCCAGAAGGTAATGGCTGATAATGCGTCCGCAGAGTACAGATACAGGGTCTGTTGTGTCTCCGAAAAGCCAGGCCAGTGCTACTGTTGCGGTTCCGTCATCCTCTTTTGGTGCCGGTGCTTCGATGGAGATGCTACGTGGGCTGCTCCATGGGGTCTGTGCTTTAATCCGGGAGTCCACCTCAAGTTTACTGAAGTGTGAGAGATAGTCTGAGTCCAGGAACTTAAGGGTTTTCTCTGATGGAAGATTTCCATATAAGAAAATAAAGGAATTGGACGGGTGATAGTATTTCTTGTGGAAATCGCGGAATTGCTGGTATGTGAGATCGGTGATATGCTCCGGTTCTCCTCCGCTTTCATGAAAATAGGTGGTATCAGGAAAAAGAGAGGAGAGGGTTTTTCTTTCTACATGGCTTGAGAAGTTGGAAAATACCCCTTTCATTTCGTTGTAGACGATTCCCTTTACACCCACATTACCGGAGATATCTTCCACATCGAAATGCCACCCCTCCTGGTAGAAAGTGTTTTCAGAGAGAACAGGGTTAAATACCGCATCACAGTATACATCAACCAGATTGAAAAAGTCTGCTTCCACCTGAGATGAAACCGGGTAGACAGTTTTATCAGGGTAAGTCAGGGCGTTAAGGAAAGTCTGAAGTGAGCCTTTCAGGAGTTCCTGGAAGGGATCTTTGAGAGGGAATTTTTTAGATCCGCAGAGAACAGAGTGCTCCAGAATATGAGGAACACCGGTGCTGTCCTGAGCCGGGGTGCGGAAAGCAATGGAGAAGAGGTTGTTTGGATCATCGTTGAAGAGGTGCAGAAGCCTTGCGCCGGTTTTCTGGTGAGAGAAGATGTAGGCGCAGCAGTGCAACTCCGGGATTTTCTCGATGCGCTTAAGAACAAAGCCATTGACAATTGAATTGAAGGTCAGATTCTGTTCCGGTATGCTCTTTTCCATTTTTACAGACAACCTTTCTTACCACTGATTAATCTGATTAAAGATGATTACGCTAATTTTGACTAAGGAAGAAGATTTTCTTTTCATAATATCTTACCACTGATTAATCTGATTAAAGATGATTACGCTGATTTTATCCACGGAAAAAGATTCTTATTTGTATTGATTTGTATCTGGATTATCCTGGGTCTGAATAGTTCGAATACAGAACAGAGAAGCTGTTTAAGTCTCCTGCTCTGTGAAGTGCATAAGATAAGTTATAGTAATGGCAAAAAGTGTACCTTTTTCTTACCACTGATTAATCTGATAAAAGGTGATTACGCTTATTTAACCAGGGAAGAAGATTTTCTTTTCATAATATCTTACCACTGGTTAATGACCACTGATTAACCTGATTAGTTCTAATTGACCTGATTAATAGAGAGAGAGAAAGAAGAACTGCAGAGAGATTTTGGCTGCGGAAATCCGGTATACAATTGTCATTTTTGTTTCCTGGTTTAAAACAGTTAAATCAATCCCCCTGTAGAGATCCGGTATACAATATCGTTTCTTCTTCCTTAGTTAAATCAATGCAATCATTCTAATCAGCTTAATCAGTGGCCATGGTATGATTATTGCACTCTTTACAAAATGTAACACCGGTTACGTAAAAGGGAATGATGAGGCAAAGATGGATCAAAGCAGAGGTTTGCCCCTGGGAAGTGAGCTCCCCGATTTCTGGCTCCCCGATATAAACGGAGTGATTGTCCCTAAAGAGCTGTTGATTGGCGGTCCGGCATCACTGGTTGTCTTCATGTGTAACCACAGTCCCTACGTAAAACATATCCGTGAGGTGCTTGTAAAGGTCATCTGGGAATACCAGCAACGCGGTATCTCTGTTGTTGCCATTAACCCCAATGATATAAATCTTTCTCCTGAGGACTGTCCAAATCGCATGAAAGAAGAAGCCAGGCTCTATGGTTACACTTTCCCTTACCTCTTTGATGGGACCCAGAGCGTTGCCCGCAGCTTCAATGTTCTATTCACACCCGATTTTTTCGTGTTTGACAGGGAGGGAAAACTGGCCTATCATGGGCAGATGGATGACAGCAGACCGGAAAACAACCTGCCGGTAACCGGAAAAGACCTCAGGGATGCTCTCAATGCCGCTATTCTGGGTGAAAAACCGCCCTCAATCCAGAAGCCATCCAGCGGCTCAGTTATCAGATGGAGAAAGTAAATGTAACACTTGCATGACTGCTAATTAGAATCAGGAAATCCTTTAATCAATAAACTTAAGATCATTTTTCGATCTGGCCCCACTTTTGATCATCTGCAATGTATGACCCAATCCTCAGGAACGCAAAACAGTTCAGATCAGATGGCGTTATCAAGTGTAAATCAAGAGATTGATAAAAAGATCGGGCTGATTCTGGTTCAGATCGATGGTTTGTCCAGAAACCAGTTCCACAAGGCTATCAATTCTGCAAAGATGCCCTTTCTGAAAAAACTGCTCAATAGTAAGGGATACGATGTACACTCTTTTTATTCCGGGCTGCCGTCCAGTACTCCTGCAGTTCAGGCTGAGCTCTTCTATGGTGTTAAATGCGCTGTTCCATCCTTTGGTTTTATCAACCGGGAATCAAAAGAATTCTACAACATGCTCTCATCACGGTTTGCCCTGAGGGTCCAGAAAGAGCTTGCGGAAATGGGAAGAGGACTTCTGACCGGTGGCAGTGCCTATTCAGACTGTTACACCGGGGGGGCCTCCAGGGCCTCTTTCTGTGCAACCAGTATAGGATTTGGATCCTGGTGGCTGCTCAGGCATCCCTTCAATTTTCTTCACTTTGTGCTTATCCACTGGCTTATGTTCCTCAGAGTAGCTTTGCTTATGATTTTTGAGACCGGGTTGGCAATTTTTGATCTCTTAAAGGGTTTAATCTCAAGGGAGAACTTCTTTAGTGAACTGAATTTTGTACCCACACGGGTGGGGATATGTGTTCTTTTAAGGGAACTTGTTGTAACTGCGGTGTCCAGGGATATAAGGCATGGAGTACCTATAATTCACTGTAATTTTCTGGGATATGATGAGCAGTCGCACAGGCGTGGTCCATCCAGCCGTTTCGCTCACTGGACACTCAAGGGTATAGATGATTCGGTAAGGAGAATTTATTGTGCCTCACAGAGATCAAAGAAACTGAATTATTCTGTCTGGATCTACTCAGATCATGGTCAGGAGAGTTCGCTTCCCTATTCCAAACTTTTCGGGAAATCGATAGACCAGGCAATCTCTGATGTCATTAATCGCAGAGTTCTGGAGACGACTGATTATCCCAGTTTCAATACCGGAGTGCAGCTTGAAAGGGGGGCTTTACTTGGAAAATGGTTTTCAAGATGGCTGCCGGTGGGGCGGGCAGATTCTACCCGCAATCCAATCGCTATTACGGCTGTGGGGCCGATCGGCCATATTTACCTTAGTAAGCAGGATTTGGAGCGAAAAGAGAAAATCGCTCTTGATCTTGTTCTTCAGGCAAATATTCCGGTTGTGATTTTCTCCGATGCTTCCGGGCAGGTGAAGGCTTACACCAGCGAAGGATGTTTTGTTCTTCCGGAAAATGCAGACAGGGTCCTTGGCAGTGATCATCAGTTCCTTGCCGAGGCAACTCTCGATCTGCTTGCTCTTCAAAAAAACAGGTATTCAGGTGATCTGATGATTATTGGCTGGAACCGTGGCGATACTCCTCTTACATTTCCGATGGAGAACGGAGCACATGCGGGTCCGGGCAGAGATGAGACTCATGGGTTTGTGCTGGCTCCTGTGGACTCTCCGATCGATAGCGGAAGTAAAGGTTACCTTCGACCGCTTGATTTAAGAGAAACAGCTTTCAGGCATATGGAGTCTTGATCTTCTCTGTTTTTATAAAAATAGAGAAGAATCATTGAAGCTTTAGTTCTGGAGCAAACATTTCTGGATTACTTGCCAGAGGAAATCGTAAGAAAGACATCGATACCGACACCGAGGAGAGAGGATTTACAACTCAATACTGAATCCCACCATTTTTCCGTTGACTACAGGAGAGATGTTTCTTTTCTGATGTATCAATGGAACTATAAGGCCCGATGCGGTGCCTAGTGCTGCTCCGCCCAGAACGTCGATAAAGTAGTGGTGTCCGGATGTGACCCGAAGAGTCGCTACGCCTGAGGCCAGGCCGAAATTACAAGCTGCAAACAGTGCTTTCAGAGCAGGTTTAACTTTTGATTTCGAAAAGATGTATGAACTGAAAGTCGCTGTCACGAATGCCATAGTCGTATGACCTGAAGGGAAAGAGAAATAGCGGTCTGATTTGCTAAGCAGCTCAGAGGGGGTATTCCCGGAGGATACATACGGGCGGTATTTTGGAAAGAGTCCTTTTATCAGGTCTTTGGTTCCCCACGCCAGAAGAGCGCTTTCCAGGTACATCAGACCGATTGTTGCTATCTGGATTCGATCAAACCTGTCGAGCAGCAGGGGGAGAGAGATGACTCCGGCCGCAGTCAAAACAGTAGTGATCCTGTCTTGTGCTTTGCTGTAGTCAAAAGATGGCCAGCCCCAAAAACAATCCGGAGTAGAGGAAGGAGGTGTAGCATTTCTGATGAAGTAAACAGAAGCCAGATTTACACCTGCACCAGTGCTCAGGAGAGTTATATCAGCGGGAAGGTTCAGGCTGAAATTGCTGCTGCCGCCGCAATACAGCACCGATGGAAACCAGATAATCGATAGCAATACTAAGACTGGTTTCATTCTGTTTCAGGTTGTTGACAGCACATTGGCGATATTAAGAAAAATTCTGGTACCATCATCAGGTTGTGAATCGATTTTTACATCGATGCCTGACTTGTGGCAGGCTTCCAGCGCACTCACCAGGCCGATACCACGGCCATTTTTCTTGGTGGAAAAACCAAGACTGATTTTTGATGTATCAAATCCGCAACCATTATCTTCGATTACCAGAGAGTTTCCATCGCGGTAGATTTTTATCCTGCTTGCCCCGGCTTCCTGGGAGTTGGAGAAGAAAATATAGAGAGCGGAAAGGAAGAGTTGTTCATAGAGCATGGCTGGGGTATTTCTCAGGTGCAGATTGAATTTCATGGAATAATTGACACTGAAATAGGCGGCCATCCTGTTTACAAGCAGAAAGATATCTGATTTCACCTTGTTTTCTTCTGTGATACCTCCGACAGACGCGATTATCTGTTCGATGGTGCTTGAGACGATGGATTCTATTTCTGGATAATCTTTTGAGAGTTTAAGAAGAAGTTGGTTGCTTTGACTTCGGATATTGTGAATCATGATTCTATGATGAACATCTTTGACTGCCTGAGCAGCTTTTTCGAGTCTTTTATGCTTCTCCAGTGATTTTTCGAAAGCGTATAAAACAGATAAGCTTAAAACTATACTGAATGAAAAGAGATAGAATATTAAAATGTTTTCCTGGAGAAATGTAAAAGAGTAAATGCAGACCAGAAGGGGTATCATTTTGAGGAAAATGCGTAACTTCCGGTCGATGCCCAAAACATAAGTATTGATTAAAGACTGTATCCAGATAATAAAAATGTAGAAATAGATAAAGGATGGGGGAGTGGTCTGAAAAACTACGGCAGATGCGATTATTATATGGTCAGAGTAGGTGCGCAGTTTTATCAATTTTAAGAAATCATATTTAGTGAAAAATGGGATAGTGGTAAGGACCATCACTACAATTGCGAAGACATTTAGAATCAAAGCCACCCGTGAAATCTGATCCGTAAGGGCAATTGAGGCAAAAATGATAGTTGTTAGTGCAGATCCCAGATAAAGGAGTGTCAATAATTGTTCATTTCTCTGAACTGTCATAATTCTCTACCAGATCTATGAGTTTTTTAAGTCCTATGGGTTTATTTACCAGGGTTCCACCTTGTTCGATGAACTCTTTCAGTTCACCGTTGAGAGGAGAACCTGTTATCAGCAGGAATGGAATAGCCTGTGAAATTTTACGAACTTCCCTGAAGAGATCAAGTCCGTTAAGGAAGGGCATTACATGGTCTGAGACGATCAGGTCCAGACTGTCTATGTTTTCAAGAAAGCATCGGAGCCCGGACAATCCGTTATCAAAAGCGTGAACACAGTGAGGTCTGAGGTGTGATTTGTAGATCTCTCTGGTTATATCCTCATCCTCTACAAGTAATATTCTCACCTGTTACCTCTGTCAATAAAGAACTTGGTGCAAGCGACAGTCATGGAGTAGAAAAATATGCCCACTGATATGGCAAACCAGGGTGTGATCTCTATGGGGTTTTTAAAAATCCAGGCCCATTTATGTGTGCCATAATCAAGGAATACCCTAGAGTGTATATAATTATTATGCTGGTCAAATGCAATATAAACCCACTGTGATGCCCACGCCATCCCTGGCAGATAACTCAACCAGGAAACTGCGAAATAGTCCCAAAGTATCTCAATAAGCAGAATTACCGTCATAAATTTTAAATAGTGCCTCACATCCCATCTGTCCCAGATATAGAAAAACAGAGCGATTCCCGGGATGGCGCACTGGTAAGAGAGGCTTTTTCCGCAGGGACCTGTGAAGTAACAGAAAAAACTGGCTGCTGTGATATGGAAAACCTGCAGAGATATTTTCTGAGCATCACTGGGTTTCTTTTCTGATTTCTTAAGGGCCAGAAAGATAAAATTAAATAGACAGGTACATAAGGGATAAAACAGCCAATCTTCAAGTGTCAATATAAATTCAATATTGGTAATGCTCCAAGGTAAAAACAGCCATCCCGGAAAACCGGGATCATATTTTTCAATATAAATGCCCCAGAACCATCCCGAGATAGTGCAAATAGCAAAAACTGGAAGAAAATGTTTCCAGTTCCATCTTGACTTTACTTTCCATGCACCAACAGATGTAATCTGGGCGATTATTAACAGAGTGACAGGGTAACCCATTCCAATAAATCTTTGCATAGATGTTTTTGGCGGGCCGCAGCATACCTGAGAAAAGAGTTTTTCGTAGAGTGTCTGATAAAAATCAAGATTAGACGGCATATTTTCTTCTCACCAGAAAAATGTCGACGCTGTTTATAGCCATGTAGATAAAGGAGGACCCTGTTATTCCATACCAGGGGGTAATATCCACAGGGTTGTTGAAGATCCAGGCCCATCTGTGCTTTGCAGGGTCCAGGAAAACACTGGAGAAATGGGCAATTCCATTCTGGTCCCACGTGATATAGATCCATCCCGGGGCCCAGGATTTATAATGATAGATCCAGGAAACAGCGAAGCAGTCCCATAAAATCTCAAAAAATACCATGGTTCCAATGAACAGGAGCATGTGCCTGCAGTTTATTTTATGCCAGGCGTAAATCATCAGGACCATTGATGGGACAGCATACATCAGTGTTTCGAGCTTTCCGCAGATTCCGCCGAAGGAAAGCATTAAAAGTGATGCTGTCCACATGAAGATAAAGAATGTGATTTTGAGCCCCTGCGCCCATTTAAAATCGGTTGTTTCCGTGTCCCCCTCAGTGAGTCTGTAAACACCATAGAAGAAGATGGTGAGGAAGATGTAAAAAAGGATATCCTCAACGCACCAGAATCCAATCCATCCCGACGAGCTCCAGGGAGGTACAACCCACCCTGGAAATTCCGGGTCTATTTTGTAAATTATAGCACCCAGGAGCAGGCCTGAAGCCGCAGATGGGATGCAGATATACCAGAATGCATGCCATCTCCATTTCTTTCTCTTTGTCAGTACAATCATCAGTATAATTGAAACAATCAGCACAATTATATCTGATATCAGAAAATTACGGGCGATTATCTTCTCAAACAGTGTTGAAGGAAGACCATCTTTCAGATAATAACTGAAATTCATCTTTCCTCTCAGGTGAATATGAATTTAGAGAAGAACCAAACGAAGCAGCCTACTACTGAGTAGCCCAGAAAGACCTGAAGAGGTATTCCCAGAATTACTGCTTTAGGGCGGAATGGCTTGAATAACCCCAGGTAATATGAATCGTAGTTATAAGTCCAGTAGCCCAGGGAGTGAAAAGTTATTTCCATCAGATTGCCTGCTATGATTGCTGAGATGATGTAAGACAGGAAACTTCCTCCCATTTTTGATGCGGCGATCATGGTAAGCGCAAAAATGAGGTTCCATCCAAGAGGAAAGAGATAGTTTACTTCGGTATTTTTTATACAGCGGCTGGTGACCAGGTCGGGATGGTACTTGAACATGCCGTGCATTGTTGATTCATAAACAAACGCGAAACAGTAGTTGATCAGTGCAACTTTCCACCAGGATGATGGAAAGAGATGATAGAGGAGGAAAAGACTGAGAATTCCCTGACCTGTAATTGACCACTCTTTTTTAGTCATACCGACTCCTGTGCTGGTCTTTTTAAGGTTAGAGCCTGGTTTTCACCCTGAAATACTGCACTTTTAAAGAACGGTTCTACTATTTACTGAATATTTCTGTATCTGAATTATTTACAATTCTAATTCAGAATAAGTAAGAACATAAAGAATCGTTTTTTTTATATAGAAGAAAGCAAATCTCAAAATTGAGTGAATCAAGGCAGGAGGAAGCTTAATATAATGGTACACGAGAAATTTGAGAATATCAAGCGGAATGCAAAAACATTAATCTGATTCATATACAGATAGAATAAGAGGGCCTTTTAGAATCAAACAATCCCATAATCAAATGAATCAAGGTATGGCACGTCTCTTGCACCCTGGGGAAAGAAGTGAGTTGTTCAGCCCTTAAAATGACAACCTGAAAGAGGCTTATGCAGCAGAAAACACCTGTTCGCATTGGGATCACGGGCTCTTACGGAGGGATGAATTTAGGGGATGAGGGAATACTGCACAGCATGGTCACACAACTGCGGAATTCCCTGAGAGCGGAGATCACGGTTTTTACCCGCTGTTGTGAGGATTCCCTGAGTCGCCATCCGATAGATCATGCGGTAAAATCCGTCAACATGTCCCTGCCTGAGATTTTGCCTGTGATTGAGAGGCTTGATGCGCTGGTAGTGGGGGGAGGAGGAATTCTCTATGATGCTCACGCCAGGCTTCATCTTCGGGAAGCATCATTGGCCCTTGAAAAAGGTGTACCGGTGATGGTGTATGCAGTTGGGGCCGGGCCTCTGAAAGATTCATTGGTTGCCGGGTATGTTCGTGATGTTTTAAGTGCTGTTGATCGTCTGACTGTCAGAGATCGCCATTCCTGCCAGATTCTGGAGGAGATTGGGCTGAGACGTGAAATGCTAATCACTGCAGATCCGGCGCTTCTTCTCAAGCCGGAAACTGTGGATAAAACAGTGCTGCGCCGGGAGGGGCTTTCAGGGAAAGGGAGACGAGTTGGAATCTCAGTAAGAGAAGCGGGAGTTGCCGCACCGGATATCCAGGAGAGTCACTATCATGCCCTGCTTGCCAATGCCGCGGATTTCATGATTGAACGTTTTGATGCGGATATCATCTTTATCCCCATGGAACCGGGTGTCTTTGATGTTCAGCAGGCACATGCGGTAATCTCCAGGATGCTTCGTCCCCAGAGAGCATCGGTGCTGCGGGGAAACTACAATTCAAATCAACTTCTCTATATTATCAGCCATCTGGATTTCGCAGTGGGGATGAGGCTTCATTTTCT encodes the following:
- a CDS encoding phosphatase PAP2 family protein gives rise to the protein MKPVLVLLSIIWFPSVLYCGGSSNFSLNLPADITLLSTGAGVNLASVYFIRNATPPSSTPDCFWGWPSFDYSKAQDRITTVLTAAGVISLPLLLDRFDRIQIATIGLMYLESALLAWGTKDLIKGLFPKYRPYVSSGNTPSELLSKSDRYFSFPSGHTTMAFVTATFSSYIFSKSKVKPALKALFAACNFGLASGVATLRVTSGHHYFIDVLGGAALGTASGLIVPLIHQKRNISPVVNGKMVGFSIEL
- a CDS encoding polysaccharide pyruvyl transferase, whose product is MQQKTPVRIGITGSYGGMNLGDEGILHSMVTQLRNSLRAEITVFTRCCEDSLSRHPIDHAVKSVNMSLPEILPVIERLDALVVGGGGILYDAHARLHLREASLALEKGVPVMVYAVGAGPLKDSLVAGYVRDVLSAVDRLTVRDRHSCQILEEIGLRREMLITADPALLLKPETVDKTVLRREGLSGKGRRVGISVREAGVAAPDIQESHYHALLANAADFMIERFDADIIFIPMEPGVFDVQQAHAVISRMLRPQRASVLRGNYNSNQLLYIISHLDFAVGMRLHFLIFAARMGVPFVALPYSSKVMGFLEELDIEMPPINLVNEGRLMAYIDRAWDSREELKRKINTMLPRLQSRASENNGVLIDLLKQRKIQDKREQNASSEPS
- a CDS encoding response regulator, producing MRILLVEDEDITREIYKSHLRPHCVHAFDNGLSGLRCFLENIDSLDLIVSDHVMPFLNGLDLFREVRKISQAIPFLLITGSPLNGELKEFIEQGGTLVNKPIGLKKLIDLVENYDSSEK
- a CDS encoding thioredoxin family protein, whose translation is MDQSRGLPLGSELPDFWLPDINGVIVPKELLIGGPASLVVFMCNHSPYVKHIREVLVKVIWEYQQRGISVVAINPNDINLSPEDCPNRMKEEARLYGYTFPYLFDGTQSVARSFNVLFTPDFFVFDREGKLAYHGQMDDSRPENNLPVTGKDLRDALNAAILGEKPPSIQKPSSGSVIRWRK